The nucleotide sequence CCCCTCCGTCACGGCCCGATCTACCTCCTGAAAGGGAATTTTCAAGATTTGCACCTTCAGATGTTTGACCTTGGCCTGGGCGGCACTGATTCCCACACTGGCAACCTCTGGATCCGTATAGGTGACACGGGGAACAAGTAACTGACTGACGTTGCTGCGACCCAGGCCCCCAGGGGAAAAGAGGGCATTCTTAATCACAATCCTGGCTCCAGCATCGGCGGCATGGGTAAATTTCCAGGCCTGGCACACATCCCCAGCGGCAAAAATATGGGGTTGACGGGTTTGCAAATAATCATTCACGACAATACCCCGGCCTGGTTGAGCTTCCACCCCCGCCGCCGCCAAATTCAAGGTTTCAATATTGGGAGTTCGCCCCGCCGCCACTAAAATTCCATCTACGGTCAAGGACTGAATCTCTTGGGGATGTTCGACTCGGTAGTAATCCATTTGGGCTTGGCTGCCAGTGGCGATAACAGTTTGAATCTGGGTAGATGTTTTAATCTCAATGCCTTCTTGACGGAGACAAGTTTCTAGGAGTTGGGCTGTGTCGAGATCTTGGTGGGGCAAAATTTGAGCGGCCCGCTGGAAAATCGTCACCTGACTGCCCAAGCGTTGTAGGGCCTGCCCCAGTTCACAGCCAATCGGCCCGCCGCCAATAATAGCCAGTTTTTGCGGTAGTTCTGTCAGGTTAAAGATGGTTTCGTTGGTGAAATAGGGAACAGTGTCCAGGCCTGGGATGTTCGGGATTGTGGCCCTCGCTCCGGTGGCAATCACAGCCCGTTTAAAGGTCAAAATCTGCTGCTCAACGTAGAGATGGTGGCTATCCCGAAATTGGGCTGTCCCGAAAAAGACATCTATTCCGGCCTGGTGGCAGCGTTCTACGGAATCATGATGGCTGATCTCGGCCCGGACTGCTCTGACCCGTTCCATCACCTGAGCAAAATTGATAGTCGGGTGGGGACAATGGATGCCATAGGGGGCGGCATTACGGATCTGGTGGGTTCTTCTGGCGGCGGCAATCAAGGTTTTTGACGGAACACAGCCCCAATTTAAGCAATCCCCCCCCAAGAGGCTTTTTTCAATCAAGGCAATTTTGAGGCCGAGGTTCAACTCTGCAGCCCCAATCGCAGTCACTAATCCGGCCGTGCCACCCCCGATCACCACTAAGTCATAGCAGGAAGCTGGTGTGGGATTTTCCCAATTGGGCGGATGGACTCGGGCCAGCAAGGCCTGGTTAAACTCATCTAAGGGCAGGGGTAAGGACATCTAGATCACTCAGACACTATAGGCAAGTTGATCAGTCCAAAATAGTGGTTTAAACCAGGCCTGGGACAGTCACCATGCCCTCTTCGGCGGGGAGTTCGTGGGGGTGTTGCTCCTCCAGCCAGGCCCCATAATCGGCCAAAAGTTGGTGCATGAGGCGCTGTTTGATGGTGAGGAGGACACTTTTTAATAGGCCATTGCCAGTCGCTTCCAAAATTGGCAGGGGGGTTAAAGATAAGGGGGGCGGCATATCAACTCCCACTTTTAAGTCGGCCTGGCCAATCAGTTTGGTTTGGTTTGGGGTGACTTCCGGCCGTAAATAGCCAATCAGATCCAAGCGAAACCGCTGATTGATATAGTCCACCCCGCGAATTTCACAGGCCTTGGAACGTAGGCGAATACTTCCATCTGCTGCAGCCTTAACTTCCATATCCACCACGGGCTGCAAGGTGATCATCAAAAAGTTCACGGGGCGCATTTTTAAGCGAAAGCAATGTTCCCCCAAAAGCTCGACTCGGGTTGGGTCAGTCAGGGCATGGACAAGGCGTTGGGGCTGGCGTAAATAGTGTTGGATGGGGGTAGGATGACTGGGCACATCCAGGGTTACAGTTTGGTTAGCCGTAAAGTGGAGATACATATAACCTGAGAACCCCTTTAACTTTCTTAACCTAAGTTTACAATATTTCCACAGTGGGCGGTTTATCCCCAACCTAAACTCTAAACAAGCCTTTCATCTGTTTTGGAACCTTGCCCCATGCCCATCACCCTTGCTCACCTTGGTCCCGCCGGAACCTATGCGGAGATGGCGGCCTTGGCATTTGGAAACACACTCAGTCTGAAACACCCCGAGACTTTTGATTTACACCCCTATCCGAGTATTGCTCAATCCCTCCAGGCCTTGGATCGGGGTGAGGTTCACTATGCCATTGTCCCCGTGGAGAATTCCCTCGAGGGCAGCGTCAATATGACCCTTGATACCCTCTGGCAGTTGAAACACATTCAAATTACCCAGGCCCTTGTCTTGCCAATCTCCCATGCTTTTGTAACCCAGGCCACCGATTTAACAAAAGTTCAAAACGTTTACTCACATCCCCAGGCCCTTGGTCAATGCCAACCTTGGTTACAGGAATTTTTACCCCAGGCCAGTCAAATCCCCACCAACTCCACCAGTGCCGCCTTAAGCTATCTCACCACTGATCCCACTACTGCGGCCATTACCTCCATCCGGGCCGCCCAACTCCATCATTTGCCAATTTTTGCCCGTGATATCCAAGCCTACCCCCTTGAGGCTGATACCCCGATGAACTGTACGCGCTTTTGGGTCATGAAACCCCGCGAGACTGACGGCTGGCCCCAGGCCGGTGATAGCTATACCTCCTTAGCCTTTAGTTTGCCTAACAATTGTCCGGGGGCATTAGTCAACGCCTTAATGATCTTTGCCCAACGAAATATTAACCTCAGTCGGATTGAATCCCGCCCCAGTAAACGCAGCTTGGGGGATTATTTATTTTTCCTAGACTTGGAAGTTGGGGAGAAGAGGGAGATTGTCCATACTGCCCTTGAGGAACTTCAGGCCCACACAGAAGTCTTGCACGTTTGGGGCAGCTATTCGATTGCAATGGTCTAATGTTCAAGGGGGATACTTTACCTATGGCTCAGTGGTTAGCAGTCAAAACCCGTGTTAATTCTGCCTTTCAGTTATTAATGTCTTTCCATTGGGCCATGTACGGTTGCTTTCTCATTTTGTTTACCACCGGAACAATCATGGCTCGCCTAACCCGTGGTACCCCCGGCCGCAGTGAGATGTACGACTTCCATAAGGGCCTGGGGGTGATTGTTCTACTCCTACTGGTGGCCCGGTTGCTGGTGCTACTGCGGGTTTGGTGGCGCAAATATACTAAACAGTTGCCCAAATTTTCCCCGGCCTGGTGGCAGAAATGTCTTCTTCATGGCCTCCTATATCTGTTTATGGTGGTTGTGCCCTTAAGTGGGTTGTTGTTTTCCAATTCTCGCCGCAGTGGTTCTGTGCAAGTGTTTGGGATGACCCTACCAGATCTATTTCCGGTCAATCCAAAGGTTGTAGAGTTGGGCCAGGACTTGCATTTTTGGTTGGCCTACACCTTTTTGCTTACCATTGTGGTTCACATCATTGCCCAGAGA is from Synechococcus sp. PCC 6312 and encodes:
- a CDS encoding cytochrome b, whose protein sequence is MAQWLAVKTRVNSAFQLLMSFHWAMYGCFLILFTTGTIMARLTRGTPGRSEMYDFHKGLGVIVLLLLVARLLVLLRVWWRKYTKQLPKFSPAWWQKCLLHGLLYLFMVVVPLSGLLFSNSRRSGSVQVFGMTLPDLFPVNPKVVELGQDLHFWLAYTFLLTIVVHIIAQRKFVQAQWRRYFT
- a CDS encoding DUF1997 domain-containing protein, whose protein sequence is MYLHFTANQTVTLDVPSHPTPIQHYLRQPQRLVHALTDPTRVELLGEHCFRLKMRPVNFLMITLQPVVDMEVKAAADGSIRLRSKACEIRGVDYINQRFRLDLIGYLRPEVTPNQTKLIGQADLKVGVDMPPPLSLTPLPILEATGNGLLKSVLLTIKQRLMHQLLADYGAWLEEQHPHELPAEEGMVTVPGLV
- a CDS encoding mercuric reductase — encoded protein: MSLPLPLDEFNQALLARVHPPNWENPTPASCYDLVVIGGGTAGLVTAIGAAELNLGLKIALIEKSLLGGDCLNWGCVPSKTLIAAARRTHQIRNAAPYGIHCPHPTINFAQVMERVRAVRAEISHHDSVERCHQAGIDVFFGTAQFRDSHHLYVEQQILTFKRAVIATGARATIPNIPGLDTVPYFTNETIFNLTELPQKLAIIGGGPIGCELGQALQRLGSQVTIFQRAAQILPHQDLDTAQLLETCLRQEGIEIKTSTQIQTVIATGSQAQMDYYRVEHPQEIQSLTVDGILVAAGRTPNIETLNLAAAGVEAQPGRGIVVNDYLQTRQPHIFAAGDVCQAWKFTHAADAGARIVIKNALFSPGGLGRSNVSQLLVPRVTYTDPEVASVGISAAQAKVKHLKVQILKIPFQEVDRAVTEGETQGFLELVLSHNSDRILGAAIVGHGAGELISYITQAMGTNQGLSRLSQTIFPYPTQAEILKKAADHYYQATLLRPGSQALLKIVRWLAR
- the pheA gene encoding prephenate dehydratase, coding for MPITLAHLGPAGTYAEMAALAFGNTLSLKHPETFDLHPYPSIAQSLQALDRGEVHYAIVPVENSLEGSVNMTLDTLWQLKHIQITQALVLPISHAFVTQATDLTKVQNVYSHPQALGQCQPWLQEFLPQASQIPTNSTSAALSYLTTDPTTAAITSIRAAQLHHLPIFARDIQAYPLEADTPMNCTRFWVMKPRETDGWPQAGDSYTSLAFSLPNNCPGALVNALMIFAQRNINLSRIESRPSKRSLGDYLFFLDLEVGEKREIVHTALEELQAHTEVLHVWGSYSIAMV